Genomic segment of Sphingomonas sp. KRR8:
TCGCCCGCCATGGCGATCAGCCGGCCACGCTCGCGCACGCCCCAGAATCCGCCCAGCCGCCAGGTCTCGGCACGGAACGGGCCGGGAGCGGTCACCTCCGCCAAGGCCTGCATCTCGGCCGAGTCGGCTTCGCCCAAGGGGACGGCGCCGGGCGGCGGTTCCGCGGGATGAACCTCCGTCGCGATCATCTGCACGGCGTCGCGGCAGGATAGTTCGACCAGCCCGTCGGGGATGGAGGTTGGCTTCGCCTGCAGCATCACCAGCTGCTCGCCCGGTGACACCAGGGCGGTGAGCGCGGCGAGTGCGGCCGGGCTGTCGTCGGCGGCCGCAATGAACGGCTCGACCTCAGGCCGGAAACGCAGCGCGGGCGGTTCACCAATGGCGAAGTGCGCCTGACGCGTGGTCAGGGCCGAGTAGATCGGCCGGTCAAGCAAGGCCGCGAGCGGATCGCCGCCCGCCGTCATCAGGCCGCGATGTCGAAGGGGACGATCTCCCCTGACAGGTAGAGGTTGCGGGCCTTGGTGCGCGACAGCTTGCCCGAACTGGTGCGCGGCAGGCTGCGCGGCGGCACCAGCTCCACCACCGGGTTGATGCCGGTAATGGCACGGACGCGCTCGCGGATGTCGTCGCGCAGGCGGCCGCGCTCCTGCGGGTCGGAAACGCGGCAGTGGACCAGCACGGCCGGCTGCTCCTCACCGCTGGGACCGGTGATGGCGAAGGCGGCGATGTCGCCCGACTTGAAGCCCGGCAGCTGCTCCACCGCCCACTCGATGTCCTGCGGCCAGTGGTTGCGGCCGTTGATGATGATCATGTCCTTGGCTCGGCCAACGATGAAGATGTAGCCGCCGGACAGATAACCCATGTCGCCGGTGTCGAGCCAACCGTCCTTCATGCAGGCGTCGGTCGATTCCTCGTCGCGGTAATAACCGACCATCAGGCTGGCGCCCTTGACCCAGACCTTGCCGATCTGGCGGTCGGCCACCAACGCACCATCCGCGTCGCGGATCTCGATGGTCATGCCCTTCACGGGCTTGCCGCAATTGACGATCGCCCGATAGCGGCGCGGCCGCTCCTGAGCGGGGGTGCCGGCGCCGGCGAGTTCGCTTTCCTCCACCAGCTCGACCCGGATGCCCTCGCCCGGGGGCATCAGGCTGACCGCGAGGGTCGCTTCGGCCAGGCCGTAGCTGGGGCAGAAGGACTGGGCCTTGAAGCCGGCATCGGCGAAGGCGTCGACGAACGCCTGCATCACGTCCGGACGGATCATGTCTGCGCCATTGCCCGCCACCCGCCAGCGCGACAGGTCGAAGCGGTCGGACGCACGGGTCTGGGATGAGATCCGCCGCGAGCAGATGTCGTAGCCGAAGGTCGGCGAGTAGCTGACAGTGGTTCCGGGATTGCGGCTGATGAGGTCGAGCCAGGCGAGCGGACGGCGGGCGAAATCCTCGGTCTTCATGTAATCGACCGAAATCTGCTGCGACAGCGGCGAGAGCAGGCAGCCGACCAGGCCCATGTCATGGTACCACGGCAGCCAGCTGACGCAGCGGTCGGTTTCCAGCACCTGCAGGCCGATGCCGTGGGCGTGGAGGTTGTCGAGCAGCGCGTGGTGCGTGACGGCGACCCCGTGCGGGAAGCGGGTCGAACCGCTGGAATATTGCAGGTAGGCGATTTCCTGCGGATCGGCGGCCGGAAGCTCGGCGTCGGCGTCGGGAGCAACGTCCGCCAGGCTTTCCCACGAACGCGCCTCGACCGAGCGCTTGGCTGCCGCGTCGCTCGCGAAGTCGGCAAGCTCGGCCGGATAGAGGAACAGCTTGGGGTCGCTGCTGGTCAGCATCACGGTCAGCTGTTCGACATAGGCCTCACGCCCGCCAAAGCTGGTCGGCAGGGGCAGCGGCACGGGCCACAGGCCGGCGTAGATGGCGCCGAAGAAGCAGGCGGCGAAATCAGCGCCGGTCTCCGCCACCAGGGCAAGCCGGTCGCCCTTGCTGAGCCCAAGCGCGAGGAAGCGGCGGGCGTGGGCCAGCGCATCGACCCGCAGTTCGGCGAACGGATACGCCCGCGCGAGATTGCCGCGGGCGTCATGGAAGTTGAGCCCGCGCGCGCCCTGCGCCGCATAATCGAGCGCTTCGCCGAGCGTCGCGAAGTCGGCGATCCGCCGCGGCAAGGCGTCGATGGTGGGGGTCGCGCCCGGAGGGGCGAGGAGAGTCGAAGCGGAATTGCGGTCGAGCACGCCGATGTCCTGCATTGGATGAAAGCTTGGTTCCGAGCTGCCGGGTCACGCATTAACCCGAACTGTAGGCATATCGTAGCTTCAAGCCGGACAGTGTGGCACAAACATGGCGTGGATGAGGCAGCGCAGCCAACGGGCCGGCGTGAGCGGCGAAAGGCGAAGCCGCTCGATGAGGAACGGCTGCGCGAATTGGCGCTGCATTATGTCGGCCGGTTCGCGACCACCCGGGCCAAGCTCAAAGCCTATTGCGAGCGCAAGCTGCGGGAGC
This window contains:
- a CDS encoding GNAT family N-acetyltransferase is translated as MTAGGDPLAALLDRPIYSALTTRQAHFAIGEPPALRFRPEVEPFIAAADDSPAALAALTALVSPGEQLVMLQAKPTSIPDGLVELSCRDAVQMIATEVHPAEPPPGAVPLGEADSAEMQALAEVTAPGPFRAETWRLGGFWGVRERGRLIAMAGERLALPGWTELSGVCTHPDARGRGLARALSAWKLHDISSRGEHVFLHAYANNLAAILLYEDLGFTLRSTMAAQFVALAPGGPRG
- a CDS encoding fatty acyl-AMP ligase gives rise to the protein MQDIGVLDRNSASTLLAPPGATPTIDALPRRIADFATLGEALDYAAQGARGLNFHDARGNLARAYPFAELRVDALAHARRFLALGLSKGDRLALVAETGADFAACFFGAIYAGLWPVPLPLPTSFGGREAYVEQLTVMLTSSDPKLFLYPAELADFASDAAAKRSVEARSWESLADVAPDADAELPAADPQEIAYLQYSSGSTRFPHGVAVTHHALLDNLHAHGIGLQVLETDRCVSWLPWYHDMGLVGCLLSPLSQQISVDYMKTEDFARRPLAWLDLISRNPGTTVSYSPTFGYDICSRRISSQTRASDRFDLSRWRVAGNGADMIRPDVMQAFVDAFADAGFKAQSFCPSYGLAEATLAVSLMPPGEGIRVELVEESELAGAGTPAQERPRRYRAIVNCGKPVKGMTIEIRDADGALVADRQIGKVWVKGASLMVGYYRDEESTDACMKDGWLDTGDMGYLSGGYIFIVGRAKDMIIINGRNHWPQDIEWAVEQLPGFKSGDIAAFAITGPSGEEQPAVLVHCRVSDPQERGRLRDDIRERVRAITGINPVVELVPPRSLPRTSSGKLSRTKARNLYLSGEIVPFDIAA